A part of Paraburkholderia azotifigens genomic DNA contains:
- a CDS encoding GNAT family N-acetyltransferase, whose protein sequence is MQIRDAGPEHIEGITAIYNDAVAHTTAIWNDQTVDHANRTAWLSDRRKAGYPVLVAVDEQDAVLGYASFGDWRAFDGYRHTVEHSVYVRGDQRGKGLGRMLMQALIVRAQSIGKHVMVAGIEANNADSIRLHEKLGFEHVGHLKEVGMKFGAWLDLAFLQLKLDNRPSPDSPNA, encoded by the coding sequence ATGCAAATTCGCGATGCAGGTCCGGAGCACATCGAAGGTATCACGGCCATCTATAACGACGCCGTCGCGCACACGACCGCGATCTGGAACGACCAGACCGTCGATCACGCGAATCGCACCGCGTGGCTGTCCGACCGGCGCAAGGCCGGCTATCCCGTGCTCGTCGCCGTCGATGAACAGGACGCCGTGCTCGGCTATGCGTCGTTCGGCGACTGGCGCGCGTTCGATGGCTATCGTCACACGGTCGAGCATTCGGTGTACGTGCGCGGCGATCAGCGCGGCAAGGGCCTCGGGCGAATGCTGATGCAGGCGCTGATCGTGCGGGCGCAGTCGATCGGCAAACACGTGATGGTGGCGGGCATCGAAGCGAACAACGCGGATTCGATCCGGTTGCACGAGAAGCTCGGCTTCGAGCACGTCGGTCATCTGAAGGAAGTGGGCATGAAGTTCGGCGCGTGGCTCGATCTGGCCTTCTTGCAATTGAAGCTCGATAACCGCCCGTCGCCCGATTCGCCCAACGCGTGA
- a CDS encoding RNA polymerase sigma factor: MNPSGGGGRDLDRAARAIAEAVARRSYGKLVALLAMRTRDIAAAEDALADAFAAALANWPERGCPANPEAWLMTVARRRAIDGARHRRIGDDVANQLAILTDEIDEHEAGALPDGRLALLFACTHPALDAAIRTPLMLQAVLGLEAKTIASAFLMSPAAMSKRLVRAKSKIREAGIPFSVPEREEWPDRLAAVLEAVYAAYAEGWTDPVGGDTERRDLTDEALFLAHLLVELLPDEPEALGLLALMLYAQARCDARRDAAGDYVPLSAQDPATWNAPMIDAADTLLRHANAFNAIGRFQLEAALQSAHVHRCRTRRPNWDEVVQLYDALLAIAASPVVAVNRALALAERDGPQAALDALAPYADDPRLADYQPYWAARANLLARTGATADALSAYDLAIGLERDPAVRRFLQRKRLKLSAAASRR, encoded by the coding sequence ATGAACCCGTCCGGCGGCGGCGGGCGCGACCTTGACCGCGCCGCGCGGGCGATCGCCGAGGCGGTCGCCCGCCGCAGCTACGGCAAGCTCGTCGCGCTGCTGGCGATGCGCACGCGCGATATCGCCGCAGCCGAGGACGCGCTGGCCGACGCGTTCGCAGCCGCGCTCGCCAACTGGCCTGAACGCGGCTGCCCGGCGAATCCCGAAGCGTGGCTGATGACGGTGGCGCGCCGCCGGGCGATCGACGGTGCGCGCCATCGGCGCATCGGCGACGATGTCGCAAACCAGCTCGCGATTCTCACCGACGAGATCGACGAGCACGAAGCGGGCGCATTGCCCGACGGGCGGCTGGCGCTGCTGTTCGCGTGCACGCACCCTGCCCTCGATGCCGCGATCCGCACGCCGCTGATGCTGCAGGCGGTGCTGGGGCTCGAAGCGAAGACGATTGCGTCGGCCTTCCTGATGTCGCCCGCCGCGATGAGCAAGCGCCTCGTGCGGGCCAAGAGCAAGATTCGCGAAGCAGGCATTCCGTTCAGCGTGCCCGAGCGCGAGGAATGGCCCGACCGGCTCGCCGCCGTGCTCGAAGCCGTCTATGCGGCGTATGCCGAAGGCTGGACCGACCCCGTGGGCGGCGATACGGAGCGGCGCGATCTGACGGACGAAGCGCTGTTTCTTGCGCATCTGCTCGTCGAACTGCTGCCCGACGAACCCGAAGCGCTCGGCCTGCTCGCGCTGATGCTCTATGCGCAAGCGCGTTGCGACGCGCGGCGCGATGCAGCGGGCGACTATGTGCCGCTGTCGGCCCAGGATCCCGCGACATGGAATGCGCCGATGATCGACGCCGCCGACACGTTGCTGCGACACGCGAACGCGTTCAATGCGATCGGACGGTTTCAGCTCGAAGCGGCGCTGCAGTCGGCACATGTGCATCGCTGCCGTACCCGTCGTCCGAACTGGGATGAGGTCGTGCAACTCTACGATGCGCTGCTCGCGATCGCGGCGTCGCCTGTGGTTGCCGTGAACCGCGCGCTCGCGCTCGCCGAGCGCGACGGCCCGCAAGCGGCGCTCGATGCGCTCGCGCCGTATGCGGACGATCCGCGGCTCGCCGATTACCAGCCGTACTGGGCGGCGCGCGCCAACCTGCTCGCGCGTACGGGTGCAACGGCGGACGCACTCAGTGCGTACGATCTCGCGATCGGTCTCGAACGCGATCCGGCTGTGCGGCGGTTTTTGCAGCGTAAGCGGCTGAAGTTGTCGGCGGCGGCGAGCCGGCGCTAA
- a CDS encoding YciI family protein, with translation MQYLLMIYSEETRWSQMTDSERQQGVAAYQAYTESLKKAGALVGANRLQQSNSATTVRLVDTKPQVLDGPFSDSKEQLAGYYLIDVPNLDAAIAWASRCPGAAHGAMEVRPVWTAPYDAPSGA, from the coding sequence ATGCAATATCTGTTGATGATCTATTCGGAAGAAACCCGCTGGAGCCAGATGACGGATAGCGAGCGGCAGCAAGGCGTCGCGGCGTATCAGGCGTACACCGAATCGCTGAAGAAGGCGGGCGCGCTGGTCGGCGCGAACCGGCTGCAACAGTCGAACTCGGCGACCACGGTGCGCCTCGTGGACACCAAACCGCAGGTGCTCGACGGACCATTCTCCGATTCGAAGGAGCAGCTCGCCGGCTACTACCTGATCGACGTGCCGAACCTGGATGCGGCGATCGCGTGGGCGTCGCGCTGTCCCGGCGCGGCGCATGGCGCGATGGAAGTGCGTCCCGTCTGGACCGCTCCTTACGACGCGCCATCCGGTGCATGA
- a CDS encoding GntR family transcriptional regulator, with amino-acid sequence MTTTRTTETRTPAASVAETDQSVTDRILSTIRDEIIEGRLLPGTALVENDLTQLHNVSRNTLREALRLLCREGLAVHYRHRGVVVRTLTRQDVRDIYRVRRTLELQALSREAPIEPDDLALMRDAIRCAQEAAEREDWRSVGTYSLVFHRHIVRLLQSALFDAFFTTILAQLRLVFASAPDEKRFQKPWVAKDQRIFALIERGSLDKAQAALADYLAESEHAMLDYL; translated from the coding sequence ATGACAACAACACGTACGACCGAGACACGCACGCCTGCCGCATCCGTCGCCGAGACCGACCAGTCCGTGACCGACCGCATCCTGTCGACGATCCGCGATGAGATCATCGAAGGCCGGCTGCTGCCCGGCACGGCGCTCGTCGAAAACGATCTGACGCAGCTGCACAACGTGTCGCGCAACACGCTGCGCGAAGCATTGCGGCTGCTGTGCCGCGAAGGTCTCGCCGTGCATTACCGGCATCGCGGCGTCGTCGTGCGCACGCTCACGCGGCAAGACGTGCGCGACATCTACCGCGTGCGGCGCACGCTCGAACTGCAGGCGCTGTCGCGCGAAGCGCCCATCGAACCAGACGATCTCGCGTTGATGCGCGATGCGATCCGCTGTGCGCAGGAAGCCGCCGAGCGCGAAGACTGGCGCTCGGTCGGCACGTATAGCCTGGTGTTTCACCGGCATATCGTGCGCCTGCTGCAAAGCGCATTGTTCGATGCGTTCTTCACGACGATTCTCGCGCAGCTGCGGCTCGTGTTCGCGTCCGCACCCGACGAAAAGCGTTTCCAGAAGCCGTGGGTCGCAAAAGACCAGCGCATTTTCGCGCTGATCGAGCGCGGCAGTCTGGACAAGGCGCAGGCGGCGCTGGCCGATTATCTGGCGGAGTCCGAGCACGCGATGCTCGACTATCTGTGA
- a CDS encoding urea carboxylase-associated family protein, translating into MLNYPAAYQSTQGSALDVDKAFYGRIAADHDGRELIESIVIPIRSGQAWTVPAGHVFRIVTIEGPQVADLNMWNLHNPRERMWASRTRQLQAAHVSTFDRLWSTLPFLRPMVTITDDSLANYGIDEHGGRVHDLLGTRCDPYVNRMLTGEDFHFHCHSNLTRAVAPYGLTEYDVHDVLNVFQCTGLNFDDKYFMKACPAKKGDYLEFFAEIDLLCALSTCPGGDLSLPMWGPDARDPLEVCRPLGVEIYRLAPRLLEGWSTPPVAAYKGQHGLAITQPDWQRAG; encoded by the coding sequence ATGCTGAATTACCCGGCCGCTTATCAATCGACTCAAGGTTCGGCGCTCGACGTCGACAAGGCCTTCTACGGACGCATCGCGGCGGACCACGATGGCCGCGAACTGATCGAGTCGATCGTGATTCCGATCCGTTCGGGCCAGGCGTGGACGGTGCCGGCGGGACATGTGTTCCGTATCGTGACGATCGAAGGGCCGCAGGTGGCGGATCTGAACATGTGGAACCTGCACAACCCGCGCGAGCGGATGTGGGCGTCGCGCACGCGTCAGCTGCAGGCCGCGCACGTCAGCACGTTCGACCGTCTCTGGTCGACGCTGCCGTTTCTGCGGCCGATGGTGACGATCACCGACGACAGCCTCGCGAATTACGGCATCGACGAACACGGCGGACGCGTGCACGATCTGCTCGGCACGCGCTGCGATCCGTACGTCAACCGGATGCTGACGGGCGAGGACTTTCACTTCCATTGCCATTCGAACCTCACGCGCGCGGTCGCACCATACGGACTGACCGAGTACGACGTGCATGACGTGCTCAACGTCTTTCAATGCACCGGCCTGAATTTCGACGACAAGTACTTCATGAAGGCGTGCCCGGCGAAGAAGGGCGATTACCTGGAGTTCTTTGCGGAGATCGATCTGCTGTGCGCATTGTCGACCTGTCCTGGCGGCGATCTGTCGTTGCCGATGTGGGGGCCGGACGCGCGCGATCCGCTCGAAGTGTGCCGCCCGCTCGGCGTGGAAATCTATCGGCTCGCGCCGCGCCTGCTCGAAGGGTGGTCGACGCCGCCCGTCGCCGCCTACAAGGGGCAGCATGGACTGGCGATCACGCAGCCCGATTGGCAGCGTGCCGGCTGA
- a CDS encoding FdhF/YdeP family oxidoreductase has translation MSTVHKKTDAYQHASGGWGSVKAVAGALVHEGAPVTTSRVLVHQNKTDGFMCVSCSWAKPAHSHPFEFCESGAKATAWDMTSRRVDPAFFAAHTLSELETWHDHDLEEAGRLCAPMRWDAATDKYVETTWEHAFGEIGRELRMLDPDSVVFYTSGRASLETSYMYQLFARMYGTNNLPDSSNMCHESTSVGLTEAIGVGVGTITLDDFRHTDLMFFFGHNVGTNSPRMLHDLQAARERGVPIITFNPIREPGLVSFVNPQSPLQMVTPGATQISTQYHQVRAGGDSAAIAGICKAVIEADDQAKAEGRERIVDVAFIDEHTAGFDAFADYVRTTGWEEIEQMSGLPRTALIEAADEYMRAKAVIAHYGMGLTQHRMGVQNVRMIVNLLLLRGNIGKPGAGPSPIRGHSNVQGQRTVGITEKPKLVPLDKLAGQYRFEPPREAGMSTVDACQGVIEGRVRAVMQLGGNLVRSVPDRYAIEPAWRKLRLTVNVATKLNRSHLVHGEVSYLLPCLSRIEIDVRAGKPQAVAMEDSTGCMHGSRGVALPASDRLLSEPAIVAGIAMATLDQSCVDWQAWSNDYALVRDAIAETYPDIFHDFNARLWTPGGFHRPLAARERKWKTQSGKAEFGVPETLNEDPDMRERSAADLRLFTLRSDSQFNTTIYRLDDRFRGISGTRMVVLMNPVDIARHGLDPGMSVSLEAVSPDGVRRRVDGFTVVSFDLPVGCAAGYYPECNPLIPLSHHAKESKVPAAKSVPVRVVREREDQRG, from the coding sequence ATGAGCACGGTGCACAAGAAGACAGACGCGTATCAGCACGCAAGCGGAGGATGGGGTTCGGTCAAGGCCGTCGCGGGCGCGCTGGTGCACGAGGGGGCGCCCGTCACTACGAGCCGCGTGCTGGTGCATCAGAACAAGACTGACGGTTTCATGTGCGTCAGCTGTTCGTGGGCCAAGCCGGCGCATTCGCATCCGTTCGAGTTCTGCGAGAGCGGCGCGAAAGCGACCGCGTGGGATATGACTTCGCGCCGCGTCGATCCCGCGTTTTTCGCCGCGCACACGTTGAGCGAACTCGAAACGTGGCACGACCACGATCTCGAAGAAGCGGGCCGCCTCTGCGCGCCGATGCGCTGGGACGCCGCCACGGACAAATACGTCGAAACCACCTGGGAACATGCGTTCGGCGAGATCGGCCGCGAACTGCGCATGCTCGATCCCGATTCGGTCGTGTTCTACACATCGGGGCGGGCGTCGCTGGAAACGTCGTACATGTACCAGCTTTTCGCACGCATGTACGGCACCAACAATCTGCCCGACAGCTCGAACATGTGCCACGAGAGCACGAGTGTCGGGCTGACGGAGGCGATCGGCGTGGGCGTCGGCACGATCACGCTCGACGATTTCAGACATACCGATCTGATGTTCTTCTTCGGGCACAACGTCGGCACCAACAGTCCGCGCATGCTGCACGATTTGCAGGCGGCGCGCGAGCGCGGCGTCCCCATCATCACGTTCAATCCGATACGCGAGCCGGGGCTCGTGAGCTTCGTCAATCCGCAGTCGCCGCTGCAAATGGTCACACCGGGCGCGACGCAGATCAGCACGCAGTATCACCAGGTGAGGGCGGGCGGCGACTCCGCGGCGATCGCGGGCATCTGCAAGGCGGTGATCGAAGCCGACGACCAGGCAAAGGCGGAGGGGCGCGAACGGATCGTCGATGTCGCCTTTATCGACGAGCACACGGCGGGCTTCGACGCATTCGCCGACTACGTCCGCACGACCGGCTGGGAAGAGATCGAACAGATGAGCGGCCTGCCGCGCACCGCGCTGATCGAGGCCGCCGACGAGTACATGCGCGCCAAAGCCGTGATCGCCCATTACGGCATGGGTCTCACGCAGCACCGGATGGGGGTGCAGAACGTGCGCATGATCGTGAACCTGCTGCTTCTGCGCGGCAACATCGGCAAGCCTGGCGCAGGTCCGTCGCCGATCCGCGGGCATTCAAACGTGCAGGGCCAGCGCACCGTCGGCATCACCGAAAAGCCGAAGCTCGTGCCGCTCGACAAACTGGCCGGGCAATACCGCTTCGAGCCGCCGCGCGAAGCAGGCATGTCGACCGTCGATGCGTGCCAGGGCGTGATCGAAGGGCGCGTGCGTGCCGTCATGCAGCTGGGCGGCAACCTCGTACGCTCGGTGCCGGACCGTTACGCCATCGAGCCCGCGTGGCGCAAGCTGCGTCTGACCGTGAACGTGGCGACCAAGCTCAACCGGAGCCATCTCGTGCATGGCGAGGTGTCGTATCTGCTGCCGTGCCTGAGCCGCATCGAGATCGACGTGCGCGCCGGCAAGCCGCAAGCCGTTGCGATGGAAGACAGCACGGGCTGCATGCACGGCTCGCGCGGCGTCGCGTTGCCTGCCAGCGACCGGCTGTTGTCCGAGCCGGCGATCGTCGCGGGCATCGCGATGGCGACGCTCGATCAGTCTTGCGTCGACTGGCAGGCGTGGAGCAACGACTACGCGCTGGTGCGCGACGCGATCGCCGAGACGTATCCCGACATCTTTCACGACTTCAACGCGCGCCTGTGGACGCCGGGCGGTTTTCATCGTCCGCTCGCCGCGCGCGAGCGGAAATGGAAAACGCAGAGCGGCAAAGCGGAGTTCGGTGTGCCCGAGACCCTGAACGAAGACCCCGACATGCGGGAGCGCAGCGCCGCCGATCTGCGCCTGTTCACACTGCGCAGCGACAGCCAGTTCAACACGACGATCTATCGGCTGGACGACCGGTTTCGCGGCATCAGCGGCACGCGGATGGTGGTGTTGATGAATCCCGTGGACATCGCCCGTCATGGGCTCGATCCGGGCATGTCGGTCTCGCTCGAAGCCGTTTCGCCGGATGGCGTGAGGCGGCGGGTGGACGGCTTCACGGTGGTCAGTTTCGATCTGCCCGTGGGCTGCGCGGCGGGCTACTACCCGGAATGCAACCCGCTGATTCCGCTCTCGCATCATGCGAAAGAGAGCAAGGTGCCCGCGGCGAAATCCGTTCCGGTGCGAGTGGTTCGCGAGCGGGAGGATCAGCGGGGTTGA
- a CDS encoding helix-turn-helix domain-containing protein has product MDNIVDNVDLRIGTRIRAERESRGWSLTSLAEKSGVSRAMVHKVERGESSPTASLLAKLAGAFGMSMSALLALAELEDGRLLRLADQPLWVDPQSGYVRRHVSPKSASPLNLVEVDLPPSTEIPMPASAYLHSQQLIWVLDGELVFIEGGERHELGAGDCLELGPPNDCIFKNESARTCKYAVVLVRKA; this is encoded by the coding sequence ATGGACAATATAGTAGACAACGTAGATCTGCGCATCGGCACCCGCATTCGCGCCGAACGGGAGAGCCGTGGCTGGTCGCTGACCAGTCTCGCAGAAAAATCCGGCGTGTCGCGGGCGATGGTGCACAAGGTCGAGCGCGGCGAAAGCAGCCCGACCGCGTCCTTGCTGGCCAAGCTCGCGGGCGCGTTCGGCATGAGCATGTCGGCGCTGCTCGCGCTCGCGGAGCTGGAAGACGGGCGCCTGCTGCGGCTCGCCGATCAGCCGTTATGGGTCGATCCGCAAAGCGGCTACGTGCGGCGTCACGTGTCGCCGAAATCGGCGTCGCCGCTGAATCTGGTCGAAGTCGATTTGCCGCCGTCGACGGAAATTCCGATGCCGGCATCGGCGTATCTGCACTCGCAGCAATTGATCTGGGTGCTGGACGGCGAGCTGGTGTTCATCGAAGGCGGCGAACGGCATGAGCTGGGCGCAGGCGACTGCCTCGAACTCGGGCCGCCGAACGACTGCATCTTCAAGAACGAAAGCGCGCGGACCTGCAAGTACGCCGTGGTGCTGGTGCGCAAGGCCTGA
- a CDS encoding ABC transporter substrate-binding protein: protein MKASISPKSALRGLSHTMKIAAALLPLLAASHAVPATAAGTVAPERLQVGADLTYPPYDFLDNGTPAGFDPAFMGKLAAHLKLKPSFVDTRFANLILGVNANRFDVIASALYVTPERAKQIDFLPYLKTGGSLLALSGSGFAPKTPEDLCGKRVSSIKGASWIPKLNDVSSKVCAPAGRGAIDVREFETSPEAAQAVLSHAVDAQFEDSAVAQMTANRLGGRVAITSTAPLYPVVIGLGVKKGNDALLSQLKTALASMKSSGEYGALLKQYNVAEPTVSDVALALGSAQK from the coding sequence ATGAAAGCCAGCATTTCTCCGAAGTCGGCCCTCAGGGGCCTGTCGCACACGATGAAGATCGCCGCTGCGCTCCTGCCGCTGCTTGCGGCATCGCACGCGGTGCCTGCAACTGCCGCCGGGACGGTCGCGCCCGAGCGTCTGCAGGTCGGCGCCGACCTGACGTATCCGCCTTACGACTTCCTCGACAACGGCACGCCCGCCGGTTTCGATCCCGCCTTCATGGGCAAGCTCGCGGCGCATCTGAAGCTCAAGCCGTCGTTCGTCGACACGCGCTTCGCAAACCTGATCCTCGGCGTCAACGCGAACCGCTTCGACGTGATTGCGTCCGCGCTGTACGTGACGCCCGAGCGCGCGAAGCAGATCGACTTCCTGCCGTACCTGAAAACGGGCGGCTCGCTGCTCGCGCTGAGCGGCTCGGGTTTCGCGCCGAAGACGCCGGAAGATCTGTGCGGCAAGCGGGTGAGTTCGATCAAGGGCGCGTCGTGGATCCCGAAGCTCAACGACGTGTCGAGCAAGGTGTGTGCACCCGCCGGGCGCGGCGCGATCGACGTACGCGAGTTCGAGACCTCGCCGGAAGCGGCGCAGGCCGTTCTGTCGCATGCCGTCGATGCACAGTTCGAAGACTCCGCCGTCGCGCAGATGACGGCGAACCGGCTTGGCGGACGCGTGGCGATCACGTCGACGGCGCCGCTTTATCCCGTGGTGATCGGCCTTGGCGTGAAGAAGGGCAACGACGCATTGCTGTCGCAACTGAAGACGGCGCTCGCATCGATGAAGTCCTCGGGCGAATACGGCGCGCTGCTCAAGCAGTACAACGTCGCGGAACCCACGGTGAGTGACGTCGCGCTCGCGCTCGGCAGCGCCCAGAAATAG
- a CDS encoding helix-turn-helix domain-containing protein yields the protein MAMNKALAPQLQPDAPAQKTYFYINNPHARQFPEQELIDLDRAGYTVVLNRVAVDHVPPFVPAAERIELSTLLRRIAPDDALVVLELASLGCNARDVLSTLMQCRKAKIAVRCVELGGAELTRRPEPQAVKTLRAIIRMETSARSERSTNSLKSARESGRPTGRPASLSRIDQERIVRFLGKGLSVSEVARRFGTSRQTVMRVRAAAAPQLKDG from the coding sequence ATGGCTATGAATAAAGCGCTTGCGCCGCAGTTGCAGCCGGACGCTCCTGCACAAAAGACCTACTTCTATATCAACAACCCGCACGCTCGCCAGTTCCCCGAGCAGGAACTGATCGACCTCGATCGCGCCGGTTACACGGTGGTGCTCAACCGCGTCGCCGTCGACCACGTGCCGCCTTTCGTGCCGGCGGCCGAGCGCATAGAACTGAGCACGCTGCTGCGCCGCATCGCCCCCGACGATGCGCTGGTCGTGCTGGAACTCGCGTCGCTCGGCTGCAATGCGCGCGACGTGCTGTCGACATTGATGCAGTGCCGGAAGGCAAAGATTGCGGTGCGCTGCGTCGAGCTGGGCGGCGCCGAACTCACGCGGCGTCCCGAGCCGCAGGCGGTGAAGACGCTCAGGGCGATCATCCGGATGGAGACGTCGGCGCGCAGCGAGCGCAGCACGAACAGCCTGAAATCGGCGCGCGAAAGCGGACGTCCGACGGGCCGGCCGGCTTCGCTGTCGCGTATCGATCAGGAGCGGATCGTCCGCTTCCTCGGCAAGGGCCTGTCCGTCAGCGAAGTCGCGCGGCGGTTCGGCACGTCGCGTCAAACGGTGATGCGTGTGCGGGCCGCGGCCGCCCCTCAGCTGAAAGACGGCTGA
- a CDS encoding PhzF family phenazine biosynthesis protein codes for MKTHRMLCFGRHDDSGNAALVVEDPALTEPERLMFARQQDASATVFVDANSTGDTQLDFYYPHARSPLCLHATLAASAVFFERHPETLKVRFVTGMHRQVLEVERIEAHIFVGTSAQRCPDLAIDIAEVTQLLCIEARELKGLPRLASVGSAKLLVEVAEPSALAALSPDLPGIANWSRKHGVSGMYAYCRVGDDVYAGRNFNHLEPRFEDAATGVAAGALALSLERSITLLQGDALGQPCTLLARYTNGAVQVGGRAVRREPS; via the coding sequence ATGAAGACTCATCGTATGCTGTGCTTTGGACGTCACGACGATAGCGGCAATGCCGCGCTCGTCGTCGAAGACCCGGCGCTGACTGAACCTGAGCGGCTGATGTTCGCTCGACAGCAAGACGCCAGCGCGACCGTATTCGTCGATGCGAATTCGACAGGCGACACGCAACTCGATTTCTACTACCCGCACGCCCGCAGCCCGCTTTGTCTGCATGCAACGCTTGCAGCGAGCGCGGTTTTCTTCGAGCGCCATCCGGAGACGTTAAAGGTCCGGTTCGTGACGGGCATGCATCGGCAGGTGCTCGAAGTCGAGCGCATCGAAGCACATATTTTCGTCGGCACGAGTGCGCAGCGTTGCCCCGACCTGGCCATCGATATCGCGGAAGTGACCCAGTTGCTTTGCATCGAAGCGCGTGAGCTGAAGGGACTTCCTCGACTCGCATCGGTTGGCAGCGCCAAGCTGCTGGTCGAGGTGGCGGAGCCTTCCGCGCTTGCCGCGTTGAGTCCCGATCTGCCCGGCATCGCCAACTGGAGCCGCAAGCACGGCGTGTCGGGCATGTACGCGTATTGCCGCGTCGGTGACGATGTCTACGCGGGGCGGAACTTCAATCATCTGGAGCCGCGTTTCGAAGATGCCGCGACGGGCGTGGCGGCCGGCGCGCTCGCCTTGTCGCTGGAGCGGAGCATCACGCTGCTGCAAGGCGATGCACTCGGCCAGCCATGCACGCTGCTGGCGCGATACACGAACGGCGCCGTGCAAGTCGGCGGACGGGCCGTCAGGCGCGAACCTTCTTAG
- a CDS encoding amino acid ABC transporter permease/ATP-binding protein encodes MLFDWHYAASLLGDAAFWKAAWLVVELSVATWVTGIVAGFMLALGKQSAFMPLRAACGAYIWLFRSLPLLVLLIFVYNLPQVLPWSGGVLSDPFWAGLIALSISETAYIAEIHRGGLLALNKGQLEAARALGIGFVGLQRLIVLPQAFRVALPSLINEYITIVKLTSLVSVISLAEILLVGERLYTQNFKVLETMLAVSFYYVLIVTVFGHLLKMLEKRLDVTRRKHAVMIDVAVPPAQASAAVARARPKGAERALEAVGIHKRYGQHEVLKGIDLSVQAGEVVSIIGPSGSGKTSLIRTLNGLETLDDGEVRLHGRAFLQAAHRGKTPRGEYMRGILDIGMVFQNFNLFPHKTVLQNVTLAPRYHGRLSGSASGSTSGSTSGSTSGSTSGSTSGSTSGSASDGEGMQLLAKVGMAAHAHKYPHQLSGGQQQRVAIARALAMQPSIVLFDEPTSALDPELVQEVLKVIEQLARDGMTMIIVTHEIKFAFRISDRVVFMEAGRILSDGPPVELAKQKTSRIASFLKDVHIA; translated from the coding sequence ATGTTGTTCGATTGGCATTACGCGGCGTCGTTGCTCGGCGACGCCGCATTCTGGAAAGCCGCGTGGCTCGTCGTCGAACTGAGCGTGGCGACGTGGGTGACCGGCATCGTCGCCGGGTTCATGCTGGCGCTCGGCAAGCAGTCGGCGTTCATGCCGCTGCGCGCCGCGTGCGGCGCGTATATCTGGCTGTTTCGCAGCTTGCCGCTGCTGGTGCTGCTGATCTTCGTCTACAACCTCCCGCAAGTATTGCCGTGGTCGGGCGGCGTGCTGTCCGACCCGTTCTGGGCCGGTCTGATTGCGCTGTCGATCAGCGAGACCGCGTATATCGCGGAGATTCATCGCGGCGGGCTGCTTGCGCTCAACAAGGGACAGCTCGAAGCGGCGCGCGCGCTCGGCATCGGCTTCGTCGGGCTGCAACGTCTGATCGTATTGCCGCAGGCATTTCGCGTCGCGCTGCCTTCGTTGATCAACGAGTACATCACGATCGTCAAGCTGACCTCGCTGGTATCGGTGATCTCTCTCGCTGAAATCCTGCTGGTGGGCGAGCGGCTCTACACGCAGAACTTCAAGGTGCTCGAAACGATGCTCGCCGTGTCGTTCTATTACGTGCTGATCGTCACCGTGTTCGGTCATCTGCTGAAGATGCTCGAAAAGCGTCTCGACGTGACGCGCCGCAAGCACGCCGTGATGATCGACGTGGCCGTGCCGCCAGCGCAGGCATCGGCGGCCGTAGCGCGGGCTCGCCCGAAAGGCGCTGAACGTGCGCTCGAAGCCGTCGGCATTCACAAGCGCTATGGGCAGCACGAAGTGCTGAAGGGGATCGATCTGAGCGTGCAGGCGGGAGAAGTCGTGTCGATCATTGGACCGTCGGGCTCCGGCAAGACCTCGCTGATCCGCACGCTGAACGGCCTCGAGACGCTCGACGACGGCGAAGTGCGCCTGCATGGCCGCGCGTTCCTGCAAGCCGCGCATCGCGGCAAGACGCCGCGCGGCGAATACATGCGCGGGATCCTGGACATCGGCATGGTGTTCCAGAATTTCAATCTGTTTCCGCACAAGACGGTGCTGCAGAACGTCACGCTTGCACCTCGTTATCACGGCCGCTTATCGGGCAGTGCATCGGGCAGTACTTCGGGCAGTACATCGGGCAGTACATCGGGCAGTACTTCGGGCAGTACATCGGGCAGTACATCGGGCAGTGCATCGGATGGCGAGGGCATGCAACTGCTCGCGAAGGTCGGCATGGCGGCGCATGCGCACAAGTACCCGCATCAGCTGTCGGGCGGGCAGCAGCAGCGCGTGGCGATTGCGCGTGCGCTCGCGATGCAGCCTTCCATCGTGTTGTTCGACGAGCCGACCTCCGCGCTCGATCCCGAACTCGTGCAGGAAGTGCTGAAAGTGATCGAGCAGCTCGCACGCGACGGCATGACGATGATCATCGTCACGCACGAGATCAAGTTCGCGTTCCGCATCTCGGACCGCGTCGTGTTCATGGAAGCGGGTAGGATACTCAGCGATGGTCCTCCCGTCGAACTGGCGAAGCAGAAGACTTCGCGCATCGCCAGTTTTCTGAAAGACGTTCACATCGCCTGA